Proteins encoded in a region of the Takifugu flavidus isolate HTHZ2018 chromosome 8, ASM371156v2, whole genome shotgun sequence genome:
- the nfatc2a gene encoding nuclear factor of activated T-cells, cytoplasmic 2 isoform X3 encodes MFRETWRLAQYHTMRTMDQDDPSLGSHKASEPVFPLEDASSYSHKACRPSFADQHPEVLAEYENQEARSYLESTRPIGLALSPRIEITPSREHYSHGRESLQNHQLNISPRPTLTVPGYENLAYREPQCLSPASSNSSTSWQSENYSPWASPCVSPSSGQNPGDLCPRLQNIHTGSPRTSPGTSPGTGVAEDGCLGPRSPSSRPGSRSTSPQGKRTYDMYRNPALIPGHRSRSPSPHGGREHPGAQYTHGGLADATNGFGSGQPGLVPTKIVKTANHLYTLYPENHAEGNYLVSSDQDIKTKAAEPFFVIPQIWPKPLVSSICSIPVASLPPLEWPIPRRTDQYELRIEVQPKPHHRAHYETEGSRGAVKAPTGGHPVVQLHGYRGKEPLGLQIFIGTADERILKPHAFYQVHRITGKTVTTTSFEKIIHGTKVLEIPLEPKNHMKAIIDCVGILKLRNADIELRKGETDVGRKNTRVRLVFRVHVPQPGEQHVSLQVASHPIECSQRSAHELPMVEKQDMDHCSVLGGQQMILTGQNFSSDSKVVFMEKTQDGQQIWEMEASVDKDKSQPNMLFVEVPAYRDTSVCQSVKVNFCVINGKRKRSQPQHFTFTPLAVPSIKSEPLDEFEADHMGFVIPQILGLSSHSYYHNQRGVLYPENNMASCQRLSSSLPNPDARFQQQSPAIVYSRAGKSVGGSPGLYQPAGGMIPDPHCSVLVHTGCPAQPVGAGQHPSIIQFSPTNHQLVRAGDPQAPQQESPQIIYSDGYSPQATLTPSPTPPQAHAAAAQVQNYPTVIQQQPYLQKVQEKAHSPPGMGQMEAPGDGQRRVTVKEENLDQAYLDDGELNEIIRKDLTGVQARGQT; translated from the exons aTGTTTAGGGAGACTTGGAGACTGGCTCAGTACCACACCATGAGGACGATGGATCAAG atgatcCCAGCCTCGGCTCACATAAGGCGTCCGAGCCAGTGTTCCCTCTGGAGGACGCCTCCTCCTACAGCCACAAGGCCTGCAGGCCTTCCTTTGCCGACCAGCACCCCGAGGTTCTGGCCGAATACGAGAACCAGGAGGCCAGGAGCTACCTGGAGAGCACGCGGCCCATAGGACTGGCCCTGAGTCCCCGTATAGAAATCACACCTTCACGCGAACACTACAGCCATGGCCGAGAGTCcctgcagaaccaccagctgAACATCAGCCCCAGACCCACCCTCACTGTGCCCGGGTATGAAAACCTGGCCTATCGCGAACCGCAATGCCTGAGTCCCGCCAGTAGcaactcctccaccagctggcAGTCAGAGAATTACTCCCCCTGGGCGTCTCCCTGCGTGTCCCCCAGTAGTGGCCAGAACCCTGGAGACCTCTGCCCGCGATTACAGAACATCCACACAGGCTCACCCCGCACCTCCCCGGGGACCTCCCCTGGCACCGGCGTAGCTGAAGACGGCTGCCTGGGACCCCGCTCTCCGTCCTCAAGGCCTGGCTCCCGCTCCACCTCCCCCCAAGGCAAACGCACTTACGACATGTACAGAAATCCGGCCTTAATCCCGGGGCACCGCTCCCGCAGCCCCTCCCCTCACGGAGGGCGCGAACATCCAGGCGCCCAGTACACACACGGTGGCCTCGCCGATGCCACCAATGGTTTTGGTTCTGGTCAGCCAGGTCTGGTGCCCACCAAAATAGTCAAGACCGCAAACCATCTTTACACTCTGTACCCAGAGAACCACGCAGAAGGGAACTACTTGGTGTCCTCTGACCAGGACATAAAAACCAAGGCTGCAGAGCCGTTCTTTGTCATCCCCCAAATCTGGCCCAAACCGCTGGTTTCCAGCATCTGCAG CATCCCCGTGGCCTCCCTTCCCCCGCTGGAGTGGCCGATCCCCCGGCGCACCGACCAGTATGAGCTGCGCATCGAGGTGCAGCCCAAGCCTCACCACAGAGCTCACTATGAGACGGAGGGAAGCCGGGGGGCCGTGAAAGCCCCCACAGGGGGGCATCCTGTCGTGCAG TTGCACGGCTACAGAGGCAAGGAGCCGCTCGGCCTTCAGATCTTCATCGGCACGGCGGATGAGCGCATCCTCAAGCCTCACGCCTTCTACCAGGTTCACCGCATCACTGGCAAAACAGTGACGACCACCAGCTTTGAGAAGATCATCCACGGCACCAAGGTCCTGGAGATCCCTCTGGAGCCAAAGAACCACATGAAAGCAAT AATCGACTGTGTCGGGATCCTGAAGCTCAGGAACGCCGACATCGAGCTGAGGAAGGGTGAAACAGATGTCGGTCGGAAGAACACGCGTGTCCGTCTGGTGTTCCGTGTGCACGTTCCTCAGCCCGGAGAACAACACGTCTCCCTCCAAGTGGCCTCCCATCCTATTGAGTGCT CTCAGCGGTCTGCGCACGAGCTTCCCATGGTGGAGAAGCAGGACATGGACCACTGCTCTGTTCTGGGAGGCCAGCAGATGATCCTGACCGGACAGAACTTCAGCTCTGACTCTAAAGTCGTTTTTATGGAGAAGACCCAGG ATGGGCAGCAAATCTGGGAAATGGAAGCATCAGTGGACAAAGATAAGAGCCAGCCG AATATGCTGTTTGTGGAGGTGCCGGCCTACAGAGACACGTCCGTCTGCCAGTCTGTCAAAGTCAACTTCTGCGTCATCAACGGCAAGAGGAAGCGCAGCCAGCCTCAACATTTCACCTTCACCCCACTGGCAG TGCCATCCATTAAGTCGGAGCCTCTCGATGAGTTTGAAGCAGACCACATGGGCTTCGTCATTCCCCAGATCCTGGGCTTGTCCTCTCATTCCTACTACCACAACCAACGTGGTGTCTTATATCCAGAGAACAACATGGCGTCTTGCCAGCGCCTCAGCTCCAGCCTCCCGAACCCCGATGCACGTTTTCAGCAGCAGAGCCCGGCCATCGTCTATTCCCGCGCGGGCAAAAGTGTTGGTGGGAGCCCTGGTCTTTACCAGCCCGCTGGGGGGATGATACCGGACCCCCACTGCTCAGTGCTGGTCCACACTGGCTGCCCAGCCCAGCCAGTTGGTGCAGGCCAGCACCCGTCCATCATCCAGTTCTCCCCCACAAACCACCAGCTGGTTCGGGCCGGAGACCCACAAGCTCCGCAGCAAGAGAGCCCTCAGATCATTTACAGCGATGGCTACTCCCCACAGGCAACTCTTACCCCCTCACCCACCCCTCCTCAGGCCCACGCAGCAGCGGCCCAGGTCCAGAACTACCCCACCGTGATCCAGCAGCAGCCGTACCTGCAGAAGGTGCAGGAGAAGGCGCACAGTCCCCCCGGCATGGGGCAGATGGAGGCTCCAGGAGACGGCCAGAGGAGGGTGACCGTCAAAGAGGAGAACCTGGACCAGGCCTACCTAGATGATGGTGAGT TGAATGAGATCATCAGGAAAGATCTGACAGGCGTTCAGGCCAGGGGACAGACTTAA
- the nfatc2a gene encoding nuclear factor of activated T-cells, cytoplasmic 2 isoform X2, with translation MTTFYDQKDLEEDLSRVGCPDEDLDFEYLFEYEPPCSDVAGGGQDDPSLGSHKASEPVFPLEDASSYSHKACRPSFADQHPEVLAEYENQEARSYLESTRPIGLALSPRIEITPSREHYSHGRESLQNHQLNISPRPTLTVPGYENLAYREPQCLSPASSNSSTSWQSENYSPWASPCVSPSSGQNPGDLCPRLQNIHTGSPRTSPGTSPGTGVAEDGCLGPRSPSSRPGSRSTSPQGKRTYDMYRNPALIPGHRSRSPSPHGGREHPGAQYTHGGLADATNGFGSGQPGLVPTKIVKTANHLYTLYPENHAEGNYLVSSDQDIKTKAAEPFFVIPQIWPKPLVSSICSIPVASLPPLEWPIPRRTDQYELRIEVQPKPHHRAHYETEGSRGAVKAPTGGHPVVQLHGYRGKEPLGLQIFIGTADERILKPHAFYQVHRITGKTVTTTSFEKIIHGTKVLEIPLEPKNHMKAIIDCVGILKLRNADIELRKGETDVGRKNTRVRLVFRVHVPQPGEQHVSLQVASHPIECSQRSAHELPMVEKQDMDHCSVLGGQQMILTGQNFSSDSKVVFMEKTQDGQQIWEMEASVDKDKSQPNMLFVEVPAYRDTSVCQSVKVNFCVINGKRKRSQPQHFTFTPLAVPSIKSEPLDEFEADHMGFVIPQILGLSSHSYYHNQRGVLYPENNMASCQRLSSSLPNPDARFQQQSPAIVYSRAGKSVGGSPGLYQPAGGMIPDPHCSVLVHTGCPAQPVGAGQHPSIIQFSPTNHQLVRAGDPQAPQQESPQIIYSDGYSPQATLTPSPTPPQAHAAAAQVQNYPTVIQQQPYLQKVQEKAHSPPGMGQMEAPGDGQRRVTVKEENLDQAYLDDVNEIIRKDLTGVQARGQT, from the exons ATGACCACGTTTTACGACCAAAAAGATTTGGAGGAAGATCTGAGTCGCGTCGGCTGCCCTGATGAGGATTTGGACTTTGAGTACTTGTTTGAATATGAACCACCTTGCAGCGACGTTGCGGGCGGCGGTCAAG atgatcCCAGCCTCGGCTCACATAAGGCGTCCGAGCCAGTGTTCCCTCTGGAGGACGCCTCCTCCTACAGCCACAAGGCCTGCAGGCCTTCCTTTGCCGACCAGCACCCCGAGGTTCTGGCCGAATACGAGAACCAGGAGGCCAGGAGCTACCTGGAGAGCACGCGGCCCATAGGACTGGCCCTGAGTCCCCGTATAGAAATCACACCTTCACGCGAACACTACAGCCATGGCCGAGAGTCcctgcagaaccaccagctgAACATCAGCCCCAGACCCACCCTCACTGTGCCCGGGTATGAAAACCTGGCCTATCGCGAACCGCAATGCCTGAGTCCCGCCAGTAGcaactcctccaccagctggcAGTCAGAGAATTACTCCCCCTGGGCGTCTCCCTGCGTGTCCCCCAGTAGTGGCCAGAACCCTGGAGACCTCTGCCCGCGATTACAGAACATCCACACAGGCTCACCCCGCACCTCCCCGGGGACCTCCCCTGGCACCGGCGTAGCTGAAGACGGCTGCCTGGGACCCCGCTCTCCGTCCTCAAGGCCTGGCTCCCGCTCCACCTCCCCCCAAGGCAAACGCACTTACGACATGTACAGAAATCCGGCCTTAATCCCGGGGCACCGCTCCCGCAGCCCCTCCCCTCACGGAGGGCGCGAACATCCAGGCGCCCAGTACACACACGGTGGCCTCGCCGATGCCACCAATGGTTTTGGTTCTGGTCAGCCAGGTCTGGTGCCCACCAAAATAGTCAAGACCGCAAACCATCTTTACACTCTGTACCCAGAGAACCACGCAGAAGGGAACTACTTGGTGTCCTCTGACCAGGACATAAAAACCAAGGCTGCAGAGCCGTTCTTTGTCATCCCCCAAATCTGGCCCAAACCGCTGGTTTCCAGCATCTGCAG CATCCCCGTGGCCTCCCTTCCCCCGCTGGAGTGGCCGATCCCCCGGCGCACCGACCAGTATGAGCTGCGCATCGAGGTGCAGCCCAAGCCTCACCACAGAGCTCACTATGAGACGGAGGGAAGCCGGGGGGCCGTGAAAGCCCCCACAGGGGGGCATCCTGTCGTGCAG TTGCACGGCTACAGAGGCAAGGAGCCGCTCGGCCTTCAGATCTTCATCGGCACGGCGGATGAGCGCATCCTCAAGCCTCACGCCTTCTACCAGGTTCACCGCATCACTGGCAAAACAGTGACGACCACCAGCTTTGAGAAGATCATCCACGGCACCAAGGTCCTGGAGATCCCTCTGGAGCCAAAGAACCACATGAAAGCAAT AATCGACTGTGTCGGGATCCTGAAGCTCAGGAACGCCGACATCGAGCTGAGGAAGGGTGAAACAGATGTCGGTCGGAAGAACACGCGTGTCCGTCTGGTGTTCCGTGTGCACGTTCCTCAGCCCGGAGAACAACACGTCTCCCTCCAAGTGGCCTCCCATCCTATTGAGTGCT CTCAGCGGTCTGCGCACGAGCTTCCCATGGTGGAGAAGCAGGACATGGACCACTGCTCTGTTCTGGGAGGCCAGCAGATGATCCTGACCGGACAGAACTTCAGCTCTGACTCTAAAGTCGTTTTTATGGAGAAGACCCAGG ATGGGCAGCAAATCTGGGAAATGGAAGCATCAGTGGACAAAGATAAGAGCCAGCCG AATATGCTGTTTGTGGAGGTGCCGGCCTACAGAGACACGTCCGTCTGCCAGTCTGTCAAAGTCAACTTCTGCGTCATCAACGGCAAGAGGAAGCGCAGCCAGCCTCAACATTTCACCTTCACCCCACTGGCAG TGCCATCCATTAAGTCGGAGCCTCTCGATGAGTTTGAAGCAGACCACATGGGCTTCGTCATTCCCCAGATCCTGGGCTTGTCCTCTCATTCCTACTACCACAACCAACGTGGTGTCTTATATCCAGAGAACAACATGGCGTCTTGCCAGCGCCTCAGCTCCAGCCTCCCGAACCCCGATGCACGTTTTCAGCAGCAGAGCCCGGCCATCGTCTATTCCCGCGCGGGCAAAAGTGTTGGTGGGAGCCCTGGTCTTTACCAGCCCGCTGGGGGGATGATACCGGACCCCCACTGCTCAGTGCTGGTCCACACTGGCTGCCCAGCCCAGCCAGTTGGTGCAGGCCAGCACCCGTCCATCATCCAGTTCTCCCCCACAAACCACCAGCTGGTTCGGGCCGGAGACCCACAAGCTCCGCAGCAAGAGAGCCCTCAGATCATTTACAGCGATGGCTACTCCCCACAGGCAACTCTTACCCCCTCACCCACCCCTCCTCAGGCCCACGCAGCAGCGGCCCAGGTCCAGAACTACCCCACCGTGATCCAGCAGCAGCCGTACCTGCAGAAGGTGCAGGAGAAGGCGCACAGTCCCCCCGGCATGGGGCAGATGGAGGCTCCAGGAGACGGCCAGAGGAGGGTGACCGTCAAAGAGGAGAACCTGGACCAGGCCTACCTAGATGATG TGAATGAGATCATCAGGAAAGATCTGACAGGCGTTCAGGCCAGGGGACAGACTTAA
- the nfatc2a gene encoding nuclear factor of activated T-cells, cytoplasmic 2 isoform X1 — MTTFYDQKDLEEDLSRVGCPDEDLDFEYLFEYEPPCSDVAGGGQDDPSLGSHKASEPVFPLEDASSYSHKACRPSFADQHPEVLAEYENQEARSYLESTRPIGLALSPRIEITPSREHYSHGRESLQNHQLNISPRPTLTVPGYENLAYREPQCLSPASSNSSTSWQSENYSPWASPCVSPSSGQNPGDLCPRLQNIHTGSPRTSPGTSPGTGVAEDGCLGPRSPSSRPGSRSTSPQGKRTYDMYRNPALIPGHRSRSPSPHGGREHPGAQYTHGGLADATNGFGSGQPGLVPTKIVKTANHLYTLYPENHAEGNYLVSSDQDIKTKAAEPFFVIPQIWPKPLVSSICSIPVASLPPLEWPIPRRTDQYELRIEVQPKPHHRAHYETEGSRGAVKAPTGGHPVVQLHGYRGKEPLGLQIFIGTADERILKPHAFYQVHRITGKTVTTTSFEKIIHGTKVLEIPLEPKNHMKAIIDCVGILKLRNADIELRKGETDVGRKNTRVRLVFRVHVPQPGEQHVSLQVASHPIECSQRSAHELPMVEKQDMDHCSVLGGQQMILTGQNFSSDSKVVFMEKTQDGQQIWEMEASVDKDKSQPNMLFVEVPAYRDTSVCQSVKVNFCVINGKRKRSQPQHFTFTPLAVPSIKSEPLDEFEADHMGFVIPQILGLSSHSYYHNQRGVLYPENNMASCQRLSSSLPNPDARFQQQSPAIVYSRAGKSVGGSPGLYQPAGGMIPDPHCSVLVHTGCPAQPVGAGQHPSIIQFSPTNHQLVRAGDPQAPQQESPQIIYSDGYSPQATLTPSPTPPQAHAAAAQVQNYPTVIQQQPYLQKVQEKAHSPPGMGQMEAPGDGQRRVTVKEENLDQAYLDDGELNEIIRKDLTGVQARGQT, encoded by the exons ATGACCACGTTTTACGACCAAAAAGATTTGGAGGAAGATCTGAGTCGCGTCGGCTGCCCTGATGAGGATTTGGACTTTGAGTACTTGTTTGAATATGAACCACCTTGCAGCGACGTTGCGGGCGGCGGTCAAG atgatcCCAGCCTCGGCTCACATAAGGCGTCCGAGCCAGTGTTCCCTCTGGAGGACGCCTCCTCCTACAGCCACAAGGCCTGCAGGCCTTCCTTTGCCGACCAGCACCCCGAGGTTCTGGCCGAATACGAGAACCAGGAGGCCAGGAGCTACCTGGAGAGCACGCGGCCCATAGGACTGGCCCTGAGTCCCCGTATAGAAATCACACCTTCACGCGAACACTACAGCCATGGCCGAGAGTCcctgcagaaccaccagctgAACATCAGCCCCAGACCCACCCTCACTGTGCCCGGGTATGAAAACCTGGCCTATCGCGAACCGCAATGCCTGAGTCCCGCCAGTAGcaactcctccaccagctggcAGTCAGAGAATTACTCCCCCTGGGCGTCTCCCTGCGTGTCCCCCAGTAGTGGCCAGAACCCTGGAGACCTCTGCCCGCGATTACAGAACATCCACACAGGCTCACCCCGCACCTCCCCGGGGACCTCCCCTGGCACCGGCGTAGCTGAAGACGGCTGCCTGGGACCCCGCTCTCCGTCCTCAAGGCCTGGCTCCCGCTCCACCTCCCCCCAAGGCAAACGCACTTACGACATGTACAGAAATCCGGCCTTAATCCCGGGGCACCGCTCCCGCAGCCCCTCCCCTCACGGAGGGCGCGAACATCCAGGCGCCCAGTACACACACGGTGGCCTCGCCGATGCCACCAATGGTTTTGGTTCTGGTCAGCCAGGTCTGGTGCCCACCAAAATAGTCAAGACCGCAAACCATCTTTACACTCTGTACCCAGAGAACCACGCAGAAGGGAACTACTTGGTGTCCTCTGACCAGGACATAAAAACCAAGGCTGCAGAGCCGTTCTTTGTCATCCCCCAAATCTGGCCCAAACCGCTGGTTTCCAGCATCTGCAG CATCCCCGTGGCCTCCCTTCCCCCGCTGGAGTGGCCGATCCCCCGGCGCACCGACCAGTATGAGCTGCGCATCGAGGTGCAGCCCAAGCCTCACCACAGAGCTCACTATGAGACGGAGGGAAGCCGGGGGGCCGTGAAAGCCCCCACAGGGGGGCATCCTGTCGTGCAG TTGCACGGCTACAGAGGCAAGGAGCCGCTCGGCCTTCAGATCTTCATCGGCACGGCGGATGAGCGCATCCTCAAGCCTCACGCCTTCTACCAGGTTCACCGCATCACTGGCAAAACAGTGACGACCACCAGCTTTGAGAAGATCATCCACGGCACCAAGGTCCTGGAGATCCCTCTGGAGCCAAAGAACCACATGAAAGCAAT AATCGACTGTGTCGGGATCCTGAAGCTCAGGAACGCCGACATCGAGCTGAGGAAGGGTGAAACAGATGTCGGTCGGAAGAACACGCGTGTCCGTCTGGTGTTCCGTGTGCACGTTCCTCAGCCCGGAGAACAACACGTCTCCCTCCAAGTGGCCTCCCATCCTATTGAGTGCT CTCAGCGGTCTGCGCACGAGCTTCCCATGGTGGAGAAGCAGGACATGGACCACTGCTCTGTTCTGGGAGGCCAGCAGATGATCCTGACCGGACAGAACTTCAGCTCTGACTCTAAAGTCGTTTTTATGGAGAAGACCCAGG ATGGGCAGCAAATCTGGGAAATGGAAGCATCAGTGGACAAAGATAAGAGCCAGCCG AATATGCTGTTTGTGGAGGTGCCGGCCTACAGAGACACGTCCGTCTGCCAGTCTGTCAAAGTCAACTTCTGCGTCATCAACGGCAAGAGGAAGCGCAGCCAGCCTCAACATTTCACCTTCACCCCACTGGCAG TGCCATCCATTAAGTCGGAGCCTCTCGATGAGTTTGAAGCAGACCACATGGGCTTCGTCATTCCCCAGATCCTGGGCTTGTCCTCTCATTCCTACTACCACAACCAACGTGGTGTCTTATATCCAGAGAACAACATGGCGTCTTGCCAGCGCCTCAGCTCCAGCCTCCCGAACCCCGATGCACGTTTTCAGCAGCAGAGCCCGGCCATCGTCTATTCCCGCGCGGGCAAAAGTGTTGGTGGGAGCCCTGGTCTTTACCAGCCCGCTGGGGGGATGATACCGGACCCCCACTGCTCAGTGCTGGTCCACACTGGCTGCCCAGCCCAGCCAGTTGGTGCAGGCCAGCACCCGTCCATCATCCAGTTCTCCCCCACAAACCACCAGCTGGTTCGGGCCGGAGACCCACAAGCTCCGCAGCAAGAGAGCCCTCAGATCATTTACAGCGATGGCTACTCCCCACAGGCAACTCTTACCCCCTCACCCACCCCTCCTCAGGCCCACGCAGCAGCGGCCCAGGTCCAGAACTACCCCACCGTGATCCAGCAGCAGCCGTACCTGCAGAAGGTGCAGGAGAAGGCGCACAGTCCCCCCGGCATGGGGCAGATGGAGGCTCCAGGAGACGGCCAGAGGAGGGTGACCGTCAAAGAGGAGAACCTGGACCAGGCCTACCTAGATGATGGTGAGT TGAATGAGATCATCAGGAAAGATCTGACAGGCGTTCAGGCCAGGGGACAGACTTAA